A segment of the Bacillus licheniformis DSM 13 = ATCC 14580 genome:
TACGGCACATATGAAGCGCAGGAGCTGTTCGATCAGTTCGCGCCGGAAGAAATCGGCATTACGCCGCTGAAATTCGAACACAGCTTCTACTGCAATGTCTGCGGTTCAATGGCTACGGCGAAAACGTGCCCTCACGGCAAAGAACATCATGTCATTTTATCCGGCACAAAGGTGAGGGCGATGCTGAGAAGCGGCGAGTTCCCGCCGAGCACATTCAGCCGTCCCGAAGTTATTCAAACATTAATCAAAGGCTTAGCGGCCGGGGTTTCTTAAGGGGGAGCATCTCTTGGTAAATAAAGATATTGTCTGGCATGAAGCGTCCATTACAAAACGGGAATATCATGAGAAAAATCAACATAAAAGCTCAATCATTTGGCTGACGGGCTTAAGCGGTTCAGGAAAATCAACGATTGCCAACGCCGCTGCGCGTGAGTTGTTTGCACAAGGCTACCAGGTCACGGTGCTTGACGGCGACAACGTCAGGCACGGGCTGAACAAGGACCTCGGGTTTTCCGATGAAGACCGGAAGGAAAACATCCGCCGGATCGGCGAGGTTGCGAAGCTCTTTGTCGAACAGGGGACGATCGTCATTACGGCGTTCATTTCTCCTTTTAAAGAAGATCGCGGGCTTGTCAGACAGCTTGTCGAGGAAGATGAGTTTCACGAAGTCTATGTGAAATGCGATTTGGCGACGTGTGAAGAGCGCGACCCGAAAGGCTTGTACAAAAAAGCGAGAAACGGAGAAATTCCATTTTTCACAGGGATCGATTCGCCTTATGAAGAGCCTGAAACGCCTGAGCTTGTTCTTGATACAGGCGCACATAACCGGGAAGAGTGCAAAAACCAGCTCGTCCAATACGTGAAAGATCAAACGAAATAAAATGCGGGTGAATAGGAAAGTGCGGCGCATGCACTTTCCTATTTCATAAAGAAAACGTTTGGTTTTTGTGATATTTTCAGGCACCAAACGCTTTCTTTATGATTTATAATGAATTGAAGAAGACGTTGATCAGATCGGGGGGAGATCTAAGATGGGGAAAGTATATATCGTTGGGGCAGGTCCTGGAGACCCCGATTTACTGACGATCAAAGCTTTAAAAGCCATCCAGACAGCCGATGTCATTTTGTATGACAGGCTTGTGAATAAACAGATTTTACAGCACGCCAAGGAGGGAGCGGATCTCATCTACTGCGGAAAGCTTCCGGACTACCACATGATGAAGCAGGAAACGATCAATCATTTTCTCGTCAAGTATGCGAAAAAAGGGAAAACCGTTGTCAGACTGAAAGGCGGCGATCCTTTCGTATTCGGCAGAGGCGGCGAGGAAGCGCAAACCCTCGCTGAGCACGGGGTTGCTTTTGAAATCGTGCCGGGAATCACCTCGGGAATAGCTGCCGCTGCTTATGCGGGCATTCCGGTGACACACCGGGAAGCGAGTTCAAACGTTGCTTTCGTGACAGGCCATTATCAAAAAGAAGAAAACTTTGAAGAGAAGTGGAAAGCGTTAGCCACAGGGATCGATACGCTTGTCATTTATATGGGGATTAAAAACGTGAAGCAAATTGAAAGGCTTCTGATCGAAAACGGCAGAGACCCGTCAACGCCAGCCGCTTTCATCCATTGGGGAACGACAGACAAACAAAAAACGGTGCTTTGCACGGTTGAAACGCTTGCCGGTACAGTCGAAAGCGAAAAGATTGAAAACCCGAGCCTGATTGTCATCGGGGATGTCGTTCAATTCAGCTCGCAGTTAAGCTGGTTTGAACCTGAGCTGAAAGATCCGGCATTAAGCGAGGCGCTTTAATATGAAACAAGCGATTTTATATATCGGCCATGGAAGCCGTCTGAAAAGAGCCCAAACAGAAGCAGCCGCTTTTTTGGAGAGCTGCAAAGAAAACATGTCCGCCCCCATTCAGGAAATATCTTTTTTGGAATTGGCGGCACCGGATATCGAAACCGGCTTTAAAGCGTGTGTGGAAAAGGGGGCGACGCATATCGCGGCCGTGCCGCTTCTCCTCTTGACAGCCGCACATGCCAAAAGGGACATCCCTGAAGAGCTTGCCCGTGCTTCCTCACAGTACCCTTCCGTCAGCGTCGCTTACGGAAAGCCGATCGGCGTCGATCAGGAAGTCGTCAAAGCGGTTTTTACAAGGATCGAAGAAACGGGGACGCCATATGAACATGCAAGAGTCGTGTTGATCGGAAGGGGAAGCTCTGATCCGGATGTCAAACGGGATGTTTATGATATTTGCGAACGGCTGAGAGACCTCACACCAGTGGATGAGGTCATTCCCTGCTTTATGACAGCCTGTGAGCCGCACTACCTGGATGTGTTTAAACAGCTTAAAGAACGGGACGGAAAAACGACATTCATCGTTCCGTATCTGCTGTTCACCGGTATGCTGATGAACGAGATTGAAAGGGAAACCGCAAAGCTGAAAGAAACGAATCCGAATGTCGTGCTGACGGATTACCTCGGCTTCCACCCCCATGTAAAAAACGCCTTTTTGCACCGCGTAGAGGAAGCGGTTATCAACAAAGCCGGCCGCTTTGATTTTACAGGAGCATCAGATGCTGCCGCTGCACATTAACATGAAAGGCAAAGCCGCAGTCATTGCGGGCGGGGGGAAGATTGCGGCGCGGCGGCTGAAAACGGTGCTGGCAGAAGGTGCATCCGCGACCGTCATCAGCCCTGAAGCATCAGAAGAGATGCTCGGATTGATTAACGAACACGGCATCGAATGGAAGAAGAAAAAGGCGGAACCCGGTGATTTCAAGAATGCATTTCTGATCATTCTTGCGACCGATGACCATGAGGCAAACAAGCGTCTCGCCGCATCGGCAGCTCCTGAGCAGCTCGTCAATGTTGCGAGTGAAGCGGAGCTGGGAAATGTATATGTTCCAAAAATAATCAACAGAGGAAACATAACCATATCCGTCTCAACAAACGGAGCCAGCCCGCGCCACACGATCAGGCTGGCCGGACAGATCGATGATTTGATCGATGATGAGCTCGTCCAAGAGATCGACGAGCTTTTCCGAAAAAGAAGAGGCCTGAACCCTTGAGGTTCAGGCTTTTGGCATTATTATTTTTTCAGCTTGATGATCAAGTCTTCATCAGGTGTTACAAAAACGGTTTGCTGGCTGTCGTAGGTGACAAACCCCGGTTTTGCGCCATTCGGTTTTTTGACGTGGCGTATTTTTGTATAGTCGACGGGAACCGAAGCGGAGTTTTTCGCTTTGCTGTAATATGCAGCGATCTGCGCCGCTTCCAGAATGGTTTGCTCGTCCGGATCGGTCGATTGAATGACGACGTGCGACCCCGGAATATCTTTTGTGTGAAGCCAGATGTGGTCGCGGGCGGCAAGCTTCATCGTTAAATATTCGTTCTGCTTGTTGTTTTTGCCGACGAGAATCGTTTCTCCTGAGCTGGACTCATATGCTTCGAGCGTCGGCGCCTGTTTTTTCTGTTTCTTCTGGCCCCCTTGCTGCTTGGCCCGCAAGTATTTTCCTTCGGCGAGCTCTTCGCGAATTTCGGTTATATCTTTCG
Coding sequences within it:
- a CDS encoding precorrin-2 dehydrogenase/sirohydrochlorin ferrochelatase family protein codes for the protein MLPLHINMKGKAAVIAGGGKIAARRLKTVLAEGASATVISPEASEEMLGLINEHGIEWKKKKAEPGDFKNAFLIILATDDHEANKRLAASAAPEQLVNVASEAELGNVYVPKIINRGNITISVSTNGASPRHTIRLAGQIDDLIDDELVQEIDELFRKRRGLNP
- a CDS encoding sirohydrochlorin chelatase → MKQAILYIGHGSRLKRAQTEAAAFLESCKENMSAPIQEISFLELAAPDIETGFKACVEKGATHIAAVPLLLLTAAHAKRDIPEELARASSQYPSVSVAYGKPIGVDQEVVKAVFTRIEETGTPYEHARVVLIGRGSSDPDVKRDVYDICERLRDLTPVDEVIPCFMTACEPHYLDVFKQLKERDGKTTFIVPYLLFTGMLMNEIERETAKLKETNPNVVLTDYLGFHPHVKNAFLHRVEEAVINKAGRFDFTGASDAAAAH
- the cysC gene encoding adenylyl-sulfate kinase, with product MVNKDIVWHEASITKREYHEKNQHKSSIIWLTGLSGSGKSTIANAAARELFAQGYQVTVLDGDNVRHGLNKDLGFSDEDRKENIRRIGEVAKLFVEQGTIVITAFISPFKEDRGLVRQLVEEDEFHEVYVKCDLATCEERDPKGLYKKARNGEIPFFTGIDSPYEEPETPELVLDTGAHNREECKNQLVQYVKDQTK
- the cobA gene encoding uroporphyrinogen-III C-methyltransferase, which translates into the protein MGKVYIVGAGPGDPDLLTIKALKAIQTADVILYDRLVNKQILQHAKEGADLIYCGKLPDYHMMKQETINHFLVKYAKKGKTVVRLKGGDPFVFGRGGEEAQTLAEHGVAFEIVPGITSGIAAAAYAGIPVTHREASSNVAFVTGHYQKEENFEEKWKALATGIDTLVIYMGIKNVKQIERLLIENGRDPSTPAAFIHWGTTDKQKTVLCTVETLAGTVESEKIENPSLIVIGDVVQFSSQLSWFEPELKDPALSEAL